The genome window AGGCGGCACGGCTCTGCGGGCCGTCACGCTGCTGCCCGCGCTCACTGGCGACTGGCGGCGCAGGGGAGGCGGCTGCGCCCTCAGCGCGTCGGGGGCCTTTCACCTCAACCGCTCACAGCTGGGCGCGGCGCACCTGATCAAGCCTGAGGTGAGGCACGTCAATATGAACGAGCTGGCGGACGCCCTGGAGCCTGCTGGCGGAGTCGAGGCCGCCTTCATTTACAACTGCAACCCGGCGGTGGTCGCTCCCGATTCTGGGCGGGTGATCGCCGGGTTGCAGCGCCCCGACCTCAAAGTGATCGTGCTGGAGCAGGCCATGACCGAGACGGTGCAGCTCGCCGATTATGTCTTGCCCGCCACCACCTTCATGGAACACCCCGACATCTACACCAGCTACGGCCACACCTGGCTCGGCTACAACCCCGCCGAACTCGCAGCGCCTGGCGAAGCGCGGCCCAACTCGTGGGTCTTTCAGGAGCTGGGCAAGCGGTTGGGTCTCACCGAGCCGGCTCTCTTCTGGACAGTGGACGACCTGCTGGACGAGGTGCTGAACACCGATCACCCCTTCTTGGAGGGCGTCACGCCTGAAGCGCTCAAAACCGCCGGAACGTTGCCGCTGAATATCCTTAAAGACTGGCTTCCCTACGCACACGGCGCACCCACCCCCAGCGGCAAGGTGATGTTCACGCCGGTTCCCAGTTACCGCTCCAGCACCGCCCCACTCAGCGCCGAATACCCACTGCGCCTGCTGACCCCACCCGCCCACCACTTCCTCAACAGCACCTACGGAATGCTCGGCAACCTGACCAAAGCCGAGGGCACCGAGCCGCACATCTTCGTTCACCCAACCGACGCGGGTCAGCTCACTCACGGCGGCTTGGCCCGCATCATCAGCGAAACGGGAGAAACGGTGCGCCGGGTGCGCGTCACCGACGAAACGCAAGCAGGCGTCGCCGTCGTGGAAGGCAGTTGGTGGGGCCTCAGCGCTCCCGACGGCCAAAGCATCAACGCCGTGACCGCCCAAACGCTGACCGATCTGGGCGGAGGAAGCACCTTTCACGGCACTCGGGTGCGCTTGGAAGCCGTGAGCGATAAGTCAGCCGCTCAAGCACTGTGAGTTCACGCCGCCGCTCAGAGCGTTCTGATCAGCGTTCCTTGCGTGTCAATCGGCAAATCCAGAATTCGCCCCTCTAATCCGTTGCGCTTCATCACGCTGCTCAAGAAGGCGTGGAGCGGGTGGGTTTCGTGGCGCGTGTCGTGAAAGCACAGCACCGTCGGCCCCGCGCCGGACAGGGCCGCGCCGAGTGCGCCGTGCTTGTGTGCCTCTTCTAAAATGTCGCTGAGGCCCGGCACCAGGGGCGCTCGCCAAATCTGGTGGATGTAATCCTGCATGGCGTGTTGCAGCAAATCCAGCCTCCCGGTCGCCAGCGCCGCTGCTAACAGCGCCGAGTGCGAGAGGGCGTGTACCGCGTCGGCCCTCGAATACTCGTTGGGCAGCACGGCGCGGGCCTTGGCGGTGCTAAGTTCAAAGTCAGGAATCAGCACCGTCACGCCGAGGTGGGCGGGCGGGTCGAGCCGGATGTGGTGGGTGCCGAGCTTGTCCAGCGTGGCCACCACGATCCCGCCGTAGAGCGCCGGAGCCACGTTGTCGGCGTGGCCTTCCTCGCGGGCCGCCACGTCCAGCAGAGCGCCGTCATCTAGGGGCCTTCCCAGCAATTCGTTGGCCGCCACGATCCCCGCCACCAGGGCCGCCGCGCTGGAGCCCAAGCCGCGTGCCAACGGCACTTCGGTTTCAATTTCTACCCGCGCCGGCGGCAGCGTCATCCCTGCCCGCTTGGCCGTCAGCAGCATGGCCCTGTACACATAGTTGCTCTCGTCGGCGGGCGTACCTTCCAAATCGGGGCCGAGCGGCACGATTTCGGTGCGGGCCTGCGGCGTCACGCGCAAGGTGGTATACAGCGGCACGCTCAGTCCCAAGCTGTCAAAGCCGGGGCCGAGATTGGCGCTGCTGGCCGGAGAGCGCACTTCAAAGGCGGCGGGAAACACAGCAGGCAATAAACCGGGCATTAGCGCAGCGCCGAAAGCACCGAGTCCAAGTCGGCCCTGGCCTGCACCGGCTCCACATTCACGGCTTGCAGGGCGATGTTGGGGTCTTTGAGGCCGTTGCCGGTCAGCACCGCCACCACTTGCGCTCCGGCTGGGAGTTTGCCCGCCGCGTGCAGTTTCATGAGACCAGCAATCGGCGCGGCGCTGGCCGGTTCACAAAACACGCCGTCCCGCGCGATTTTGCGGTAAGCCTCCAAAATCTCATCGTCCGTCACCATGTCGAACAGGCCCGCACTTTCGTTGACGGCTTGCCGGGCAAGGATGGCGCTGGCGGGCGCACCGATGCGGATGGCGGTGGCCAGCGTTTCGGGTTCGTCTACCCGTGCCAGGCCGCGTGCCAGCGGAGCGGCCCCCGCCGCCTGAATGCCCCACATCCTCGGCAGCGTGTCTATCTTGCCGTGTGAGCGGTACTCCCGGAAGCCCTTCCAGTAAGCGCTGATGTTGCCCGCGTTGCCGACTGGCAAGCACAAGATATCCGGCGCTTTGCCGAGGGTGTCCACCACTTCAAAGGCGGCCGTCTTCTGGCCTTCTAAGCGGTAAGGGTTGACGCTGTTGACCAGCGCTATGCCCTCGCTCACCGCAATCTCGCGCACCAAATCCAGCGCTTTGTCGAAGTTGCCGTCGATGGCGATGATCTTCGCGCCGTACATCACCGCCTGCGCCAGCTTACCCAGCGAAATGCGCCCGTCAGGAATCAGCACGTAGCACTTCATGTCCATGCGGGCGGCGTAGGCGGCGGCGGCGGCGGAGGTGTTGCCAGTGGAAGCGCAAATCACACTGGTCGCGCCGTCTTCGGCCGCTTTGGCGACGGCCATCACCATGCCCCGGTCTTTGAAAGAGCCGGTCGGATTGAGGCCCTCAAATTTGAAGTGCAGCTCAATGCCCAGCTCGCGGCTGAGCTTGGGGGAGTGGATCAGCGGTGTACCGCCTTCGTGCAAGCTCAGGGCGGGGGTTTTGTCAGTTACAGGTAAAAAACTGCGGTAAGCATCAATAATTCCGGGCATGGTTCCTCCGTCTTTGCACGTTCTTTTCTGTCCAACTTTGAACTTTGGGCCAAAGCCTGTACTCAGCGGCAGCACTTCTTATGCTACACGGGCGCTGTGCTTCAGGGCAGTCCAAGTCTAGGTCAAGACAAGCCGATTTAAGGACGCCGATTCGCGCCAGCACCTCAGTGACCTCAAGGTTTCGTCAGCTTGGAGCGGCTTTTTGCTCACCGCTTTCATCCAGCTTGACGCAGCACTTAACCGACCTTCAAGCAGCCTTCAAAAGGTACGCCCGATTACACTGCCTCATTTGTCCCAGCCTCATCCTCAGTTCACAACGAATCTCGGCAAGTTTGCAAACAGCAAGCCGAAACAGTTCACTCGTTGGCAACAACGTTTAAGGAGGCGGGAATATGATCGGATGGATTGTGACTATTATAGTCGGTGCGATATGCGGATGGTTGGCAAGCATGATTATGAACACCAATGCTCAGCAGGGCGCAGTGGCTAATATTTTGATCGGCATCGTCGGTGCGTTGTTGGCTCAGTGGATCTTTGCCGGTCTGCTCAATATCGGCGGCGCAAACGCAGCGGGCGGCGGCTTTAACTTCTTGAGCATTCTTTGGGGTGTACTCGGTTCGGTCATCTTGATCGCCATCCTCAAAGCCGTCAAAGTTCTGAAGTAAACCCACTTCCCCTTCTCGGTCCCGGCCTCTGCGCCGGGCTTTTTCTTTGAGAGTTTTTGTGCGGGCCTCCATTCCCTCTTTTCCTTTGGCCCGCCTGCGTGCTACACTCTCAAGGCTTGCCTGCCGAAGGGCTAAGGCTAAATAAGGAGCTTTTACTATGTCTAGAGTATGTGAACTGTGC of Deinococcus detaillensis contains these proteins:
- a CDS encoding molybdopterin-dependent oxidoreductase, encoding MTTFSAAALSRQVLLTCPLDCPDACRLKVTIERGPDGIEKATKVTGDPDHPITRGFACAKTVHYPARQNHPERPLYPMKRVGGELVRISWEQALDEIAAHLKEVLARRGPDAVLRYHYAGTMGLMEGHHVHSFFRALGAPELDETICSSAGTEAWRLGYGTRYAVPLEDVPYAKTIVLWGINSLSTHSHLTPFMTQARKNGAKIIHIDPYLNKTGRYADVHLKVRPGSDTALALGVACEIIEQGWTDENYLRDAAQGLEEFRAEAEQWTLERTAETTGLSASQIADLARAIGQSGPTYIRVGYGMTRHEGGGTALRAVTLLPALTGDWRRRGGGCALSASGAFHLNRSQLGAAHLIKPEVRHVNMNELADALEPAGGVEAAFIYNCNPAVVAPDSGRVIAGLQRPDLKVIVLEQAMTETVQLADYVLPATTFMEHPDIYTSYGHTWLGYNPAELAAPGEARPNSWVFQELGKRLGLTEPALFWTVDDLLDEVLNTDHPFLEGVTPEALKTAGTLPLNILKDWLPYAHGAPTPSGKVMFTPVPSYRSSTAPLSAEYPLRLLTPPAHHFLNSTYGMLGNLTKAEGTEPHIFVHPTDAGQLTHGGLARIISETGETVRRVRVTDETQAGVAVVEGSWWGLSAPDGQSINAVTAQTLTDLGGGSTFHGTRVRLEAVSDKSAAQAL
- the thrB gene encoding homoserine kinase — protein: MPGLLPAVFPAAFEVRSPASSANLGPGFDSLGLSVPLYTTLRVTPQARTEIVPLGPDLEGTPADESNYVYRAMLLTAKRAGMTLPPARVEIETEVPLARGLGSSAAALVAGIVAANELLGRPLDDGALLDVAAREEGHADNVAPALYGGIVVATLDKLGTHHIRLDPPAHLGVTVLIPDFELSTAKARAVLPNEYSRADAVHALSHSALLAAALATGRLDLLQHAMQDYIHQIWRAPLVPGLSDILEEAHKHGALGAALSGAGPTVLCFHDTRHETHPLHAFLSSVMKRNGLEGRILDLPIDTQGTLIRTL
- the thrC gene encoding threonine synthase, with amino-acid sequence MPGIIDAYRSFLPVTDKTPALSLHEGGTPLIHSPKLSRELGIELHFKFEGLNPTGSFKDRGMVMAVAKAAEDGATSVICASTGNTSAAAAAYAARMDMKCYVLIPDGRISLGKLAQAVMYGAKIIAIDGNFDKALDLVREIAVSEGIALVNSVNPYRLEGQKTAAFEVVDTLGKAPDILCLPVGNAGNISAYWKGFREYRSHGKIDTLPRMWGIQAAGAAPLARGLARVDEPETLATAIRIGAPASAILARQAVNESAGLFDMVTDDEILEAYRKIARDGVFCEPASAAPIAGLMKLHAAGKLPAGAQVVAVLTGNGLKDPNIALQAVNVEPVQARADLDSVLSALR
- a CDS encoding GlsB/YeaQ/YmgE family stress response membrane protein: MGWIVTIIVGAICGWLASMIMNTNAQQGAVANILIGIVGALLAQWIFAGLLNIGGANAAGGGFNFLSILWGVLGSVILIAILKAVKVLK